ATCAAACAAAAATTTGAGAACCCGCATTCCCTTGCCTTTGGCATAATAAAGGAACGTTTGGGCAAGATACTTCTTGACTTGTATTCTATACTTGTAAACTATAAAGAGATCCTGATTGTGCCCTAAGCAGATGTCGGAAATTTGCAGTTCCAGAAGTCTGCGCTTGATCCAAAATTTCAAGGCCCGGAACCTGGGGTCCCGTTTGTTGCCATACATCAATTCACAGTAATCCTCGTCCGTAAAATTGTCCCCATGTTCCAGGACGGCTTCCACGAGCTTCAATGACGTGCTGTTCTCCGGTCCCGGCCGTTTGGCACGTTTCGTGGCAAACTGGGTGAGCCCTTTTTTGACGTTCTCCAGTTCTCCCGGCGTCATGCTTTCGATGATGGCGACGATAATCTGCATGTGGTGGGTATAAATATAGGCTTTTCGGATAAAAAATCCTTGCAATTGTATTCCCGCATAAATTGCTATAGCTCGAATCTAACGATTTCCCAGATTTGTCCGTGGTTTGCGGACGTTCAAGCCCCGTCCTTTGAAGCAAGAAATTCTTTGAAATATTCACATGTTAAAATGGAGGGCAACATGAAAAATTGGACAAAAACTGCTTTGGTCGCGGCAATTATGTGCATTGCACAGTTGACCATGGCACAGGATTCGGGTGTAACTACACAGGAAGTAGAGAATTATGTTCTTATGCAGACACCGTATACGCAAGTTCTAAGCGTAACTAGGGTTGGGCAGGACTTTAGGGTACAGGTTGGAAGTAACGCGAAGGAAATAGATGTATATGTGGAATGGGATTCAGCATTACAGCAGGGTGTTATCGAACGCTGGGTTGATATCCCAGGAGTTGCAGCTGTTGGCGCGGCAAGTAATTAAGAATATACACGCCGGTGTATACGGAGGTGGTTCCGGTCGTTTTCGGAGGTACGATTGGAACACACAGGCCAGTCTTCTCCCCCGCCTTTTGGCGGGGGCGAGGCTAGCCAAACCGGTAGAATGTTAAAGTACAATTACAGGTGATGTGCATCGTCGCCGGGTTTACCGTCCCTTAACGGTAATGATACGTGGCTTGTCGTAAACGGAGGTGCGACAGGCTAACGAAGAAAGCGGAACCCCCGCCTCGTACTGGGAGGCGGGGGATGCTTTCTTTTTGATTTTAAACGCGTTATGGAGGAGTTCGCCCACACAGTGGGATGCAACCTGTTTATGCCCTTTTCGAAGCCGTTAGATGGCGGAAAAGGTTATAAATAAAGGTGGCTTGGGATTTTTTTGTCAGAAATTTCCAGGGAGTAGCTTCAAGGCCTCTTTTACCGCAGGATCACGCTCAAGCAATACCGGATAAAAGCCCATTTCACGCCAGATCTGACGACCGATCGCGGATTTGATCCTCAGCCGGATCCACTCTCCCGAACGTTGCCACCCTTCTTCTTCAAAAGGCAGACTGTGTTCCACGGTGTACTTAATGAAGTCTTCTTTCACTGAACCGGAAATGCTGAACCGCGTCCGGTAGCTTTCTTCATTGTATTTCTGCATCAACTCTTCCCGATGCAGATCGGCGTAATGGAATGAGAACTGGTTGATCAACCCCGAGCCCACCAGTCGGTTCAGATACGCACTGTATCCGTTGGTGTCTACCGGCACAAATATGTCCGGACGAATGCCACCGCCACCATAGACGACCTTCCCGCCGGGGGTAAGGTACTTCAGACTGTCCGGCTCGGGCAGACTGTCGCCGTTGCCGCCATGAATATCACTGCGGTTATACAGGTCTTCGTAATAGGCCTCCACCCCTTTGTTGTAGGGACGTTGTATGCACCTGCCCGTGGGGGTGTAATACCTGGCAATGGTGAGTCTGAGTGCGGAACCGTCAGGGAAAACAGATTGTTCCTGTACCAGGCCTTTGCCAAATGACGTGCGCCCTACAATGCTTCCCCTGTCGTTGTCCTGAATCGCTCCCGCCACAATTTCACTGGCGGAGGCAGAACCTTCATCAATCAATACCACCAGCGGTTGTTGTTCAAAGTTGCCCTTGGAGCTGGCGTAATAAGGCATCCGCGGTCTG
This is a stretch of genomic DNA from Flavobacteriales bacterium. It encodes these proteins:
- a CDS encoding PDZ domain-containing protein, translated to TIVVVAPISGGPSDLLGILPGDRIVEIEGKSVASKGITNQDVMDQLRGPGGTDVSVRIYRRGHKKLLPFTITRGEIPIFSVDIGYMINPVTGYIKISRFSRNTYEEFKEAMEKLKDRGMEQLILDLRGNPGGYLEAATLIADEFLERDQLIVYTEGKSRPRMPYYASSKGNFEQQPLVVLIDEGSASASEIVAGAIQDNDRGSIVGRTSFGKGLVQEQSVFPDGSALRLTIARYYTPTGRCIQRPYNKGVEAYYEDLYNRSDIHGGNGDSLPEPDSLKYLTPGGKVVYGGGGIRPDIFVPVDTNGYSAYLNRLVGSGLINQFSFHYADLHREELMQKYNEESYRTRFSISGSVKEDFIKYTVEHSLPFEEEGWQRSGEWIRLRIKSAIGRQIWREMGFYPVLLERDPAVKEALKLLPGNF